The Streptomyces sp. NL15-2K genome contains a region encoding:
- a CDS encoding ABC transporter ATP-binding protein, with protein MIRSGSGHRNDPWAKDVLPAPEGAARSLLASLLRPHVRRLWLAGALVLLQRGAALTGPLLVAYTIDRAVPAWRVGDRGPMTTVAIGYLLCVLASGALQYAFVAVSARIGQDVLLDLRVRMFGHAQKLSLDFHERYPSGRLTSRLTTDVEALRGLLDEGLAAIVTAAVSTAYITTALLYLDWPLGGAAVLVMGPLAWTMRSFRRRSIRVHRRRSSATAAVLAKLAETLSGIRTVQAFRREASNSAAFAVLNGEHQRTNGDADLEMARYVTTSRLVANIAVAILVMWGASRVVSGGLELGVFAAAVLYLRQLYDNPLRLGGVADAYQSAAASLEKIAALLAQQPTVPEPPIPKPLPPSAAQSPGRSVTFENVSFAYPTGGEALSGFNLHIPAGQTVAVIGPTGAGKSTLAKLLARFYDPTAGRILIDGEDLRHLPTPELRRTVTMVPQDAFLFSGSVAENIAIGRPEADAEAIARAARDIRAHDIIAALPDGYDTDVRARGTRLSAGQRQLIALTRALLAEPAIVILDEATSSLDIPTERTVLHAMRTVLRDRTALVIAHRLSTVQIADRVLVVDDGRLVEDGPPAALLARQGRFTSLHRTWWSKQPTTPEDPTPLYE; from the coding sequence ATGATCCGATCGGGCTCCGGGCATCGCAACGACCCGTGGGCGAAGGACGTACTACCCGCCCCCGAGGGAGCGGCCCGATCGCTGCTGGCGTCCCTACTGCGTCCGCACGTGCGCCGCCTCTGGCTGGCCGGCGCCCTGGTGCTGCTGCAGCGGGGCGCGGCGCTGACGGGTCCGCTGCTGGTGGCGTACACGATCGATCGAGCGGTGCCCGCCTGGCGTGTGGGCGACCGCGGGCCGATGACCACTGTCGCGATCGGCTACCTGCTGTGCGTGCTGGCCTCCGGTGCCCTGCAGTACGCCTTCGTCGCGGTATCCGCCCGCATCGGCCAGGACGTGCTGCTCGACCTCCGAGTCCGCATGTTCGGGCACGCCCAGAAACTGAGCCTGGACTTCCACGAGCGCTACCCCTCGGGCCGCCTCACCTCCCGGCTCACCACCGACGTCGAGGCGCTGCGCGGACTGCTCGACGAGGGGCTGGCGGCGATCGTCACCGCCGCCGTGTCCACCGCCTACATCACGACCGCGCTGCTCTACCTCGACTGGCCACTGGGTGGAGCCGCGGTGCTCGTCATGGGACCGCTCGCCTGGACCATGCGATCCTTCCGGCGCCGTTCGATACGTGTCCATCGCAGGAGATCGAGCGCAACCGCCGCCGTCCTCGCGAAACTCGCCGAAACCCTGAGCGGCATCCGTACCGTCCAGGCGTTTCGGCGAGAAGCCTCCAACTCGGCCGCATTTGCCGTCCTCAACGGGGAGCACCAGCGGACGAACGGCGACGCCGACCTGGAAATGGCCCGCTACGTCACGACCTCACGGCTGGTCGCCAACATCGCCGTCGCCATCCTGGTGATGTGGGGTGCCTCCCGGGTCGTCTCCGGCGGACTTGAGCTGGGCGTGTTCGCCGCAGCCGTCCTCTACCTGCGGCAGCTCTACGACAACCCCCTCAGGCTCGGCGGAGTCGCCGACGCCTACCAGTCGGCGGCCGCGTCCCTGGAGAAGATCGCCGCCCTGCTCGCCCAGCAGCCCACCGTCCCCGAACCACCCATCCCGAAGCCCCTTCCGCCGTCGGCGGCCCAAAGCCCGGGGCGCTCGGTGACCTTCGAGAACGTGAGCTTCGCCTACCCCACCGGAGGGGAAGCGCTGTCCGGCTTCAACCTCCACATACCCGCCGGTCAGACCGTCGCCGTGATCGGCCCGACCGGTGCCGGCAAGTCCACCCTGGCCAAGCTGCTGGCCCGCTTCTACGACCCCACGGCCGGCCGCATCCTCATAGACGGGGAGGACCTGCGCCATCTGCCCACGCCCGAGCTGCGCCGAACCGTGACCATGGTGCCGCAGGACGCGTTCCTCTTCTCCGGCTCAGTGGCCGAGAACATCGCCATCGGGCGACCCGAAGCCGATGCCGAGGCCATCGCCCGCGCGGCACGGGACATCAGGGCACACGACATCATCGCCGCACTGCCGGACGGCTACGACACTGACGTCCGCGCCCGCGGCACCCGGCTCTCTGCAGGCCAGCGGCAGCTCATCGCCCTGACCCGGGCCCTGCTCGCCGAACCCGCCATCGTGATCCTCGACGAGGCGACCTCCTCCCTCGACATCCCCACCGAACGAACCGTGCTCCACGCGATGCGCACCGTGCTCCGCGACCGAACAGCCCTGGTCATCGCCCACCGCCTGTCGACCGTCCAGATCGCGGACCGGGTACTCGTGGTGGACGACGGACGCCTGGTGGAAGACGGCCCGCCCGCCGCACTCCTCGCGCGCCAGGGCCGGTTCACAAGCCTGCACCGGACATGGTGGTCCAAGCAGCCCACGACGCCCGAGGACCCCACCCCCCTCTACGAATGA
- a CDS encoding ABC transporter ATP-binding protein — protein MRSLLRLWPHVRPVRGRLFLAALLAVVASCLALLMPLVLKWMVDGPVSDGHAAGVWLGGGVLLLLGVVEAGIFGVRRWLTARPLAAVEASMRGGLHDHLQRLPVSFHDRWSSGQLVSRGTADLRSLHGFLALALPFLVVNSATLLVGCVLLLAQQWVLGLVLLAPVVPLLALCSFLETRYGLAARQAREQAGDLTTMVEESVLGFRVVKSFGHHHRLTWAFRQRALRIRGTELAKARLLAALSTLLAVLPDASLGAVLVLGAVEVADGELSAGTLLAFLAIAMELRPVVMSTGSLLAMSGDAAAAADRYFDVMDEPAPADHARAHLTHRAEPGAGDGAEAAAAEVVFEDVEFRYPDASPGEPAVLRGVSLRIAPGETVALVGATGSGKSTLVTLVPRLHEPTGGRILLDGTDVAALTRAELRRQVSVAFEEPPLFSATVAENVLLGAEHADEADLTRALGIAQADGFVQTLPEGALTHVGEQGMSLSGGQRQRLALARAIVGRPRLLVLDDPLSALDIHTESLVEAALRRVLATTTALVIAHRPSTVLLADRVALLSGGRITAVGTHDDLLRTCTEYTSLMSTLAAGGGGTR, from the coding sequence GTGCGTTCGCTGCTACGGCTGTGGCCGCACGTGAGGCCGGTGCGGGGCCGGTTGTTCCTGGCGGCGCTGCTGGCGGTCGTCGCTTCGTGCCTGGCTCTGCTGATGCCGTTGGTGTTGAAGTGGATGGTGGACGGTCCGGTCAGCGACGGACATGCGGCGGGGGTGTGGCTGGGTGGCGGAGTCCTCCTACTGCTGGGGGTCGTCGAGGCCGGCATCTTCGGGGTGCGTCGTTGGCTGACGGCGCGCCCGCTGGCCGCGGTCGAGGCGTCGATGCGCGGCGGGCTCCACGACCACCTGCAACGTCTGCCCGTCTCGTTTCACGACCGCTGGTCGTCGGGTCAGCTCGTGTCGCGAGGCACCGCCGACCTCCGGTCGTTACACGGCTTTCTGGCACTGGCACTGCCGTTTCTGGTGGTCAACAGCGCGACGCTGCTGGTCGGCTGCGTGCTCCTGCTGGCACAGCAGTGGGTGCTCGGCCTGGTACTGCTGGCCCCCGTGGTGCCGCTGCTGGCGCTGTGTTCCTTCCTTGAGACGCGTTACGGGCTCGCAGCGCGCCAGGCGAGGGAGCAGGCCGGCGATCTGACAACGATGGTGGAGGAGTCGGTGTTGGGCTTCCGAGTCGTCAAGAGCTTCGGCCATCACCACAGGTTGACTTGGGCCTTCCGGCAACGGGCGCTACGGATTCGCGGTACGGAACTGGCCAAGGCTCGCCTGCTGGCAGCCCTGTCGACGCTGCTCGCGGTACTGCCGGACGCGTCGCTGGGGGCCGTGCTGGTGCTGGGCGCGGTGGAGGTGGCTGACGGCGAGCTGTCGGCCGGGACACTCCTGGCCTTTCTCGCCATCGCGATGGAACTGCGCCCCGTGGTGATGTCGACGGGATCGCTGCTTGCGATGAGCGGCGACGCAGCCGCTGCGGCCGACCGCTACTTCGATGTGATGGACGAGCCCGCCCCGGCCGACCACGCGCGGGCGCACCTTACCCACCGAGCCGAGCCAGGGGCGGGGGACGGGGCCGAGGCAGCCGCAGCCGAGGTGGTCTTCGAGGACGTGGAATTCCGCTACCCGGACGCTTCGCCGGGTGAACCGGCCGTGCTCAGGGGCGTCAGCCTGCGGATCGCGCCCGGCGAGACCGTGGCCTTGGTGGGCGCCACCGGCAGCGGCAAGAGCACCCTGGTCACCTTGGTGCCCCGCCTGCACGAGCCGACCGGCGGCCGGATCCTCCTTGACGGGACGGACGTGGCGGCACTGACGCGCGCCGAGCTGCGGCGTCAGGTCTCCGTCGCCTTCGAGGAGCCCCCGCTGTTCTCCGCGACGGTCGCCGAGAACGTGCTGCTGGGAGCTGAGCACGCCGACGAGGCGGACCTCACCAGGGCCCTGGGCATTGCCCAGGCGGACGGCTTCGTCCAGACCCTCCCGGAGGGTGCACTCACCCACGTCGGCGAGCAGGGCATGAGCCTGTCCGGCGGCCAGCGTCAGCGGCTGGCGCTGGCTCGTGCCATCGTCGGTCGGCCCCGACTGCTCGTCCTCGACGATCCGCTCTCCGCGCTGGACATCCACACGGAATCGCTCGTCGAGGCAGCGCTGCGACGGGTCCTGGCCACCACGACGGCCCTGGTCATCGCACACCGGCCCTCCACCGTGCTGCTCGCCGACCGGGTCGCGCTGCTGTCCGGCGGCCGGATCACCGCCGTCGGCACCCACGACGACCTCCTTCGCACCTGCACCGAGTACACCTCCCTGATGAGCACGCTCGCGGCCGGCGGGGGTGGTACGCGATGA
- a CDS encoding cupin domain-containing protein, with amino-acid sequence MTFHVETDADVHADHWEIHSEADEVVSCLTGGIRLYFRPEQPGEEEEIKLAAGTAAIVPRGRWHRIALDGPSDIMSITLPRGSRLEKRTEVQAGT; translated from the coding sequence ATGACCTTCCATGTGGAGACCGACGCCGACGTCCACGCCGACCATTGGGAAATCCACTCCGAGGCGGACGAAGTCGTGTCCTGCCTCACCGGCGGGATACGCCTGTACTTCCGCCCGGAGCAGCCGGGAGAAGAGGAGGAGATCAAGCTGGCGGCCGGAACAGCGGCCATCGTCCCGCGCGGGCGGTGGCACCGCATCGCACTGGACGGCCCCAGCGACATCATGTCCATAACCCTGCCGCGGGGCAGCCGCCTGGAGAAGCGGACTGAAGTCCAGGCCGGGACCTAG
- a CDS encoding alpha/beta hydrolase, with amino-acid sequence MDPELEAFVPLLVKADLTDPVTDRKNYAERAAAAPAPDTSRMEIEDRTVPADPDVPVRIYRPNGARGTIIWLHGGAWVMGDLDTDRHFSARLAAGAGTVVISVDYRRSPEHRFPAALDDTYAVLTWTAEHAAELDIDPNRIAVGGHSAGAGLAAAVALRARDQQGPAIRFQLLNQPLLDDRQDTWSQRNFTDTPLHDRDTLTAAWRHYLGSEPATPCAAPARADDLSGLPPAYVATAEFDPLRDEGITYALRLLQAGVPVELHQWPGTFHGSLAVLSADVSQRQFAELGVALRRAVAE; translated from the coding sequence ATGGATCCCGAACTCGAAGCGTTCGTCCCCCTACTCGTGAAAGCCGACCTGACCGACCCTGTCACCGACCGCAAGAACTACGCCGAGCGTGCCGCCGCGGCACCCGCGCCGGACACATCACGCATGGAGATCGAAGACCGTACCGTGCCCGCCGATCCGGATGTGCCGGTGCGGATCTACCGCCCGAACGGGGCGCGGGGCACGATCATCTGGCTGCACGGCGGAGCCTGGGTCATGGGGGATCTGGACACCGATCGCCACTTTTCCGCCCGGCTCGCGGCCGGCGCAGGCACAGTGGTGATCTCGGTGGACTACCGCCGATCCCCCGAGCACCGATTCCCAGCCGCCCTGGACGACACCTACGCCGTACTGACCTGGACGGCAGAACACGCGGCCGAGCTGGACATCGACCCGAACCGGATCGCCGTCGGAGGGCACAGCGCCGGCGCCGGCCTCGCAGCCGCGGTGGCGCTGCGGGCACGTGACCAGCAGGGGCCCGCAATCCGTTTCCAGCTGCTCAACCAGCCCTTGCTCGACGACCGTCAGGACACGTGGTCGCAACGGAACTTCACCGACACGCCCCTGCACGATCGCGACACACTCACCGCAGCGTGGCGGCACTACCTGGGCTCTGAGCCCGCCACACCGTGCGCCGCCCCGGCCCGGGCCGACGACCTTTCCGGCCTCCCCCCTGCCTACGTTGCCACCGCCGAGTTCGACCCGCTCCGCGACGAGGGCATCACCTACGCGCTGCGCCTGCTGCAGGCGGGCGTCCCGGTCGAACTGCACCAGTGGCCCGGCACCTTCCACGGCTCCCTGGCGGTCCTGTCCGCCGACGTGTCGCAGCGCCAGTTCGCCGAACTCGGTGTAGCCCTGCGCCGCGCCGTGGCCGAGTGA
- a CDS encoding helix-turn-helix domain-containing protein: MEALAERLSHLDSHAQGAIRVVAFYDTLMRRRVDLPALARASAGLAGCAVGIRLHGTGRVIRISPDGRQASTPLHPASTTAPITLDEEEIGTVWLERPGPPGPLDEVLLDRLAIAAAAVVERYGPARTTMADPALVELAISSAGDEAARTRALRLLGFAADLPVRVVAVHSQLPLNEVGALVCPAHPVKAASLADVGVILATTVDQGRFPAGIRAGIGAAESPDLSWRQARTALRFTTSRQPTVRYDDLGALALLAQVPPDAAQGNADVAAIARIAGNPEDLETLDAYCATGSLRRAAEILHLHHSSVARRLEQIGRTLGVELTEPSGLIRAALALTAWRLLSDQGSPVSPPARGRHPSNRYPEERNPRSRQGDARLPVNDSSL, translated from the coding sequence ATGGAGGCCCTTGCCGAACGGCTGTCGCACCTGGACTCGCACGCCCAAGGCGCGATCCGCGTCGTCGCGTTCTACGACACGTTGATGCGCCGGCGGGTGGATCTCCCGGCTCTCGCCCGGGCCTCGGCGGGCCTGGCCGGGTGCGCGGTCGGGATTCGGCTCCACGGCACAGGGCGGGTGATCCGCATCTCGCCCGACGGCAGGCAGGCGTCCACTCCGCTGCACCCCGCGTCCACCACGGCGCCGATCACCCTCGACGAGGAGGAGATCGGCACGGTGTGGCTGGAACGCCCCGGCCCGCCCGGTCCGCTCGATGAAGTGCTCCTGGACCGGCTCGCCATCGCCGCCGCGGCGGTCGTCGAACGATACGGCCCGGCCCGCACCACCATGGCCGACCCCGCCCTCGTCGAACTGGCGATCAGCTCCGCCGGCGACGAGGCGGCCCGGACCCGCGCGCTACGGCTCCTGGGGTTCGCCGCCGACTTGCCGGTCCGTGTCGTCGCCGTACATTCGCAGCTGCCACTCAACGAGGTCGGCGCCCTGGTCTGCCCGGCCCACCCGGTGAAGGCGGCATCGCTCGCCGACGTCGGTGTCATCCTGGCGACCACCGTGGACCAGGGCCGGTTCCCGGCAGGCATACGCGCGGGCATCGGCGCCGCCGAAAGCCCCGACCTCTCCTGGCGGCAAGCCCGCACCGCCCTCCGTTTCACCACTTCACGCCAGCCGACCGTCCGCTACGACGACTTGGGGGCATTGGCGCTGCTCGCCCAGGTACCTCCGGACGCCGCGCAAGGCAATGCCGACGTGGCCGCGATCGCCCGCATCGCCGGCAACCCAGAAGATCTGGAGACGTTGGACGCCTACTGCGCCACCGGCTCCCTGCGCCGGGCCGCCGAAATTCTCCACTTGCACCACAGCAGCGTCGCCCGCCGACTTGAACAGATCGGCAGGACTCTGGGCGTCGAACTCACCGAACCCTCTGGCCTGATACGGGCCGCTCTCGCCCTCACCGCATGGCGGCTGCTCAGCGACCAAGGAAGTCCCGTCTCGCCTCCGGCACGAGGACGACACCCGTCCAACAGGTACCCGGAGGAGCGAAATCCACGAAGTCGGCAGGGGGACGCGCGCCTCCCGGTCAATGACTCGTCTCTGTAA